One stretch of Halichoerus grypus chromosome 10, mHalGry1.hap1.1, whole genome shotgun sequence DNA includes these proteins:
- the FAM228B gene encoding protein FAM228B isoform X2 gives MLHKRWADHVAHPLQKKIIEKVCSYKKIKKRRQEELDSFLKHVNKKGNAFIEHYDPKEYDPFYMSKEDPNFLKVTIPPFRDPLKKAQYDKDDEKRTLLQCETGKIYTMKEFKEIEKAKLHSRFPRISNSRHFMTPNEWLKLPTTYIESEFCKRSRLKVKMNFNDCSFDLKPLTRTPHPVESQQEKAVIYKNKGSSFLEKEPLCFHERKSPSLKEANSEGHFVDPQQEIERDGDQDAVRAGRVLFCHTQGFSNQGAHTLILDW, from the exons atgttacatAAAAGATGGGCTGACCATGTGGCACATCCTctccagaagaaaataatagaaaaagtttGTTCAtataagaagattaaaaaaaggagacaagaagAATTagatagttttttaaaacatgtaaataaaaaG GGAAATGCATTTATAGAACATTATGATCCAAAAGAGTATGATCCTTTTTATATGAGCAAAGAGGACCCAAATTTTCTGAAG GTTACCATTCCACCATTTCGTGACCCTTTGAAAAAGGCACAATATGACAAAGATGATGAAAAAAGAACTCTTCTTCAGTGTGAGACTG GcaaaatatatacaatgaaagaatttaaagagattgaaaaggCCAAACTGCATTCCAGATTCCCAAGAATTTCTAATTCAAGGCACTTTATGACTCCAAATGAGTGGCTTAAGCTGCCTACAACCTACATAGAAAGTGAATTTTGTAAAAGGAGCAG gttaaaagtgaaaatgaattttaacgattgtagttttgatttgaaacCCTTGACAAGAACTCCGCATCCTGTTGAATCTCAGCAAGAAAAAGCAGTTATTTACAA AAACAAAGGATCATCCTTTCTGGAAAAAGAACCTCTATGTTTTCATGAGAGAAAGAGTCCAAGTCTCAAAGAGGCCAACTCTGAAGGTCACTTCGTTGACCCTCAGCAGGAGATAGAAAGGGATGGGGACCAGGATGCGGTGAGAGCTGGGAGAGTCCTATTTTGCCATACACAAG GTTTTAGCAACCAAGGAGCACACACCCTGATCCTTGATTGGTGA
- the FAM228B gene encoding protein FAM228B isoform X1 — protein sequence MRNLDSDDRVTDKLNKPKTSREWLEPQPLSFMEALAKEDIDAAIQSILYRENYVIKELDKCLQHHDFLKARRKEMLHKRWADHVAHPLQKKIIEKVCSYKKIKKRRQEELDSFLKHVNKKGNAFIEHYDPKEYDPFYMSKEDPNFLKVTIPPFRDPLKKAQYDKDDEKRTLLQCETGKIYTMKEFKEIEKAKLHSRFPRISNSRHFMTPNEWLKLPTTYIESEFCKRSRLKVKMNFNDCSFDLKPLTRTPHPVESQQEKAVIYKNKGSSFLEKEPLCFHERKSPSLKEANSEGHFVDPQQEIERDGDQDAVLATKEHTP from the exons ATGAGAAATTTAGACAGTGATGATCGGGTAACTGACAAGCTTAACAAGCCCAAGACATCGAGAGAATGGTTGGAACCACAGCCACTTTCTTTTATGGAG gCATTAGCTAAAGAAGATATTGATGCAGCTATTCAATCaatattatatagagaaaattatGTAATTAAG GAACTAGATAAGTGTTTACAACATCATGACTTTTtaaaggcaagaagaaaagaaatgttacatAAAAGATGGGCTGACCATGTGGCACATCCTctccagaagaaaataatagaaaaagtttGTTCAtataagaagattaaaaaaaggagacaagaagAATTagatagttttttaaaacatgtaaataaaaaG GGAAATGCATTTATAGAACATTATGATCCAAAAGAGTATGATCCTTTTTATATGAGCAAAGAGGACCCAAATTTTCTGAAG GTTACCATTCCACCATTTCGTGACCCTTTGAAAAAGGCACAATATGACAAAGATGATGAAAAAAGAACTCTTCTTCAGTGTGAGACTG GcaaaatatatacaatgaaagaatttaaagagattgaaaaggCCAAACTGCATTCCAGATTCCCAAGAATTTCTAATTCAAGGCACTTTATGACTCCAAATGAGTGGCTTAAGCTGCCTACAACCTACATAGAAAGTGAATTTTGTAAAAGGAGCAG gttaaaagtgaaaatgaattttaacgattgtagttttgatttgaaacCCTTGACAAGAACTCCGCATCCTGTTGAATCTCAGCAAGAAAAAGCAGTTATTTACAA AAACAAAGGATCATCCTTTCTGGAAAAAGAACCTCTATGTTTTCATGAGAGAAAGAGTCCAAGTCTCAAAGAGGCCAACTCTGAAGGTCACTTCGTTGACCCTCAGCAGGAGATAGAAAGGGATGGGGACCAGGATGCG GTTTTAGCAACCAAGGAGCACACACCCTGA